A single region of the Enterobacter cloacae complex sp. R_G8 genome encodes:
- the fepC gene encoding iron-enterobactin ABC transporter ATP-binding protein has product MTDSTTRLRGESLTLGYGKKIIARDLTVAIPDGHFTAIIGPNGCGKSTLLRTLSRLMTPVEGHVFLDGEQIQRFASKEVARRIGLLAQNATTPGDITVQELVSRGRYPHQPLFTRWRKEDEDAVSRAMQATGITDLARQSVDTLSGGQRQRAWIAMVLAQETSIMLLDEPTTWLDISHQIDLLELLSDLNRTQGYTLAAVLHDLNQACRYATHLIALRDGEIVAQGAPKEIVTPELIERIYGMRCMIIDDPVAGTPLVVPLRKRSR; this is encoded by the coding sequence ATGACCGATTCAACCACCCGCTTGCGCGGCGAAAGCCTTACTCTCGGCTACGGTAAAAAAATCATTGCCCGCGATTTAACCGTCGCCATACCTGACGGCCATTTTACGGCAATCATCGGCCCGAACGGCTGCGGTAAGTCGACCCTGCTGCGCACCCTCAGCCGCTTGATGACACCGGTTGAAGGTCACGTCTTCCTCGACGGCGAGCAGATCCAGCGCTTTGCCAGTAAAGAGGTGGCACGACGCATCGGGCTGCTGGCGCAAAACGCCACCACACCGGGAGACATCACGGTGCAGGAGCTGGTCTCACGCGGACGCTATCCGCATCAGCCGCTGTTTACCCGCTGGCGCAAGGAAGATGAAGACGCGGTGAGCCGCGCGATGCAGGCAACGGGCATTACCGACCTTGCCCGGCAGAGCGTGGACACGCTTTCCGGCGGCCAGCGTCAACGGGCGTGGATCGCAATGGTGCTGGCGCAGGAGACCTCCATTATGCTGCTGGATGAGCCGACAACGTGGCTCGATATCAGCCATCAGATTGATCTGCTTGAGTTGCTAAGCGATCTCAACCGCACGCAGGGTTACACCCTGGCGGCGGTGCTGCATGATTTGAATCAGGCCTGCCGCTATGCCACGCATTTAATTGCACTGCGCGACGGCGAAATTGTGGCGCAGGGTGCGCCGAAGGAGATTGTGACGCCGGAGCTCATCGAGCGGATCTACGGCATGCGCTGCATGATTATTGACGACCCGGTGGCGGGCACGCCGCTGGTGGTGCCGCTTAGAAAGCGTTCGCGCTGA